The stretch of DNA TGCGCACCACGAACACGATGTGACTGGCCCCACCGGTGTCCGTCCGGGTCAGCCGCGCGATGTACACCCCGGAAACGGCCGTCGAGGGCACCGCCCACGACGCCGAGACCGCCCAGTTCCCGCAGTCCACCGGCGCCGGCGACGACCCCGTCGCATTCGGGATCGTTCCGCAAGCCGGTTGCGTGCGGGGCGTCGGAGTGACAGACGTGATCAGCCGCGCACCGTCCCCGCCGTACCAGCCCAACCGGTAGATGTCGATCGAGTACGGTGCCGAGGTCTTGATCTTGAACGACTCGGTCTGCCCCACGTTCACGCTCATGCCCGTGGCGAACCCCTGGATTGTGGAGTCACCCGACCCGGAGATGTCCCACACCGACTCGGGCGTGCCCGGCTTGGAGTTCTCGCAGGCGATCACGCTGACGACGGGGTTGCAGGGATCGGCTGCGGAGGCAGCCGGAGCACTGACCGGCAGCAGCACGATCACCGTCGCCATCACTCCGACGGCTGCCACGAGTCCCGACCGAACGCGACGCATCATGTTGTTACCCACTCCCCGCTTGGTATCCCCCGACGAACAACGGCGCAGCCCCCGGGGCACCCGCCGAGGCGTCAGGCTAACCCGCGGATCCATCCCGAAGGCAGGGCCCGCAGCCAAGTCTGGCCGATCGGTTGAACCCGCTCCCAACCCTGTGCATCTGCCTTGTAACACAGTGCAATCGACGGCTCCGAATGCGTCACTGCAGAGCCTCCCGCAGCGCCGTCGCGACCCGGTCCTGCTGCTCCGGCGTGATCCCGGGGTAGAGCGGAAGCGAGAGGATCTGCTCGGCTGCACGTTCGGCGACCGGTGCGGAACCGGCCCCCTTCCCGTACCCGGCGAACGCCGGCTGCAGGTGGACCGCGACCGGGTAGTGGATGCCTGCGCCAACTCCCGCCTCCTGGAGTCGGTGAAGCACCTCGTCGCGTCGAGGCACCCGGACCACGTACAGGTGCCAAACCGGCACACTGCTCGACGCGACCGTCGGCAGGACCACCGGTTCGAGATCAGCGAGGAGCTCGGCGTAGATGGCCGCTGCCGCACGGCGCAGCTCGTTCCAACCGTCCAGCCGCGCCAGCTTCGCGGACAACACCACGGCCTGCAGCGTGTCCAGCCGAGAGTTGAACCCGAACGACTCGTGGATGTACTTGCGGTCGCTGCCATGGTTCGCCAGCAACCGCGCTCGATGGGCGACACCCTCGTCGTCCGTGAGCACGGCCCCCGCGTCGCCGTAGGCGCCCAGGTTCTTGCCGGGGTAGAAGCTGGTCCCCGCTACCTGGCCGAGACTCCCGGCGGGGCGACCGAGTCGCGTCGCTCCCTGGGACTGGGCGGCGTCCTCGATGACCACGAGGTCGTGCCTCGCCACGAGGTCGGCCAGCTGCTCGACCGGCGCTGCCTGTCCGAACAGGTGCACCGGGATCACCGCCCGGGTGCGCGGTCCGACAGCGGCCGCCACCGCCTCCGAGTCGAGGAGGAGCGTGTCCGCTTTCACGTCCACGAACACCGGTCGGGCGCCGGCCCGCACAACTGCTTCCGCCGTGGCGACGAACGTATTCGCCGGAACGATCACCTCGTCGTCCGCGCCGATCCCGGACGCACGAAGAGCGATCTCCAAGGCATCCGTGCCGTTGCCCACGCCGATGCAGTGAGCGACGCCGGTGTAGGCGGCGTAGGCCTCCTCGAACCGGTGAACCGCGCCGCCGCCGACGAAGTCGGTCGCGGCCAGGACCTGGGCGAAGCCTTCGGCCACCTCAGCGGCCACCTCCCGCTGCTGCCAGCCGAGGTCGACGAGAGGGACGGTGGTCATCAGGTGCTCCCGGGTTCGGAGTGGATAGGTTGTTCCTGCCGAGCGTGAGCGAGGACTGGGTCGGGTGCGGCGCCGCGGTGGGTGGCCGGTGATCCGAACCACATCTCCTGGGCAGGGACGTCGCGCAGCACGAGCGATCCCATGCCGGTGAGCGACCATTCGCCCA from Actinomycetes bacterium encodes:
- a CDS encoding N,N-dimethylformamidase beta subunit family domain-containing protein codes for the protein MATVIVLLPVSAPAASAADPCNPVVSVIACENSKPGTPESVWDISGSGDSTIQGFATGMSVNVGQTESFKIKTSAPYSIDIYRLGWYGGDGARLITSVTPTPRTQPACGTIPNATGSSPAPVDCGNWAVSASWAVPSTAVSGVYIARLTRTDTGGASHIVFVVR
- a CDS encoding DegT/DnrJ/EryC1/StrS family aminotransferase, coding for MTTVPLVDLGWQQREVAAEVAEGFAQVLAATDFVGGGAVHRFEEAYAAYTGVAHCIGVGNGTDALEIALRASGIGADDEVIVPANTFVATAEAVVRAGARPVFVDVKADTLLLDSEAVAAAVGPRTRAVIPVHLFGQAAPVEQLADLVARHDLVVIEDAAQSQGATRLGRPAGSLGQVAGTSFYPGKNLGAYGDAGAVLTDDEGVAHRARLLANHGSDRKYIHESFGFNSRLDTLQAVVLSAKLARLDGWNELRRAAAAIYAELLADLEPVVLPTVASSSVPVWHLYVVRVPRRDEVLHRLQEAGVGAGIHYPVAVHLQPAFAGYGKGAGSAPVAERAAEQILSLPLYPGITPEQQDRVATALREALQ